GCGGTCACCTCATCCGAAATTATTGGTCTGGTCCCTCAGGATGCGATTATTGATGTTGCCGATTTCTATCTCCGTCTCGAGAAATTTTCACGGAACCAAATCCTCGAAGTGAAGCTGAGCGAGGTCGGCCACAAAACCGAGGCCGCTGTCGAAACTTTCTACGATGAAGTTGCTTCGGCATCCCCGGCTCCGGGCGGAGGTTCGGTTGCGGCTTCGGCTGGAGCGCTTTCTGCGGCCCTTACCGCAATGGTATGCCGACTGACCGTAGGAAAGAAAAACTACGCAACTGTCAAAGATGAATTGAGCGAAATCCGCGACAAAGCCGACAATCTTCGCGCCGAGCTTACTCGCCTAATCGACACTGACAAAGAAGCCTTTAATGCCGTTATGGCCGCCTTCAAACTATCCAAAGCAAGCGACGAACAGTCCACCCACCGGGATAAGATGATCCAGGAAACTACCGCCGAGGCCGCTCGTGTGCCGCTGACAGTTATGAAGACAACACTTGAAGTTCTCCGACTTGCATTGGTGGTCGCTCAAAAAGGAAATGAAAATTCAATTTCGGATGCGGGTGTAGCCGGACTGATGGGAAGGGCGGCAATTACTGGAGCGGGGTACAATGTCCGTATTAATCTTGCCTCGCTTAAAGACAAAAATCTGGTCGCTTCGCTTCGCAAGGAATGGAAAACCGCGCAAGACTACGGCGAACAACTTGCTTCCCAAATCCAATCAGTAGTGGAAAGTAAGTTAAGTAGATGACCAAATATGTCGATTTGCATATGCACACCAGTTGTTCCGATGGATTGTACTCCGCACAAAAATTGCTCGACATAGTAAGAACAAAAAATCTTGATGCCTTTGCTGTGACCGACCATGACACAATTGAAGGGTATCGACAAATGAGTCCGCTGTTAACTGGAAGTGACCCGGAATTGGTGCCGGGCGTCGAACTGTCAGTAAATGTGGATGGTGATGATATGCATATGCTGGCCTACCTCTTTGACCCTGAACACCCGAGGCTTACTGATGCTCTGGAAGAATTCAAAGAAAAGCGAAGTACGCGGGGTTTCAATATGGTGAAAAAACTTCAGAAGCTGGGCTTACAGATTACTTTCGAGGACGTATTGCGTATTGCCGACGGAGCTGTTATCGGCAGACCGCATATTGCTGAAACGCTCCTGCAGATGAGACAAGTCTCAACGATGGAAGAAGCCTTCAGGAAATATATCGGCTTCGACGGTCCAGGCTATGAAGCCAAAGCGTCGTGGATACCGCGCAAGGCGATTGACTTGGTTCACGAAGCCGGGGGTGTCGCTGTCATGGCCCATGCTGGAATTGCTGAAATGCACCGTCATATCCCGCACCTTGCGCCGCTTGGCCTTGATGGAATTGAAGTTTTTCATTATGCTCATTCGACAGTGATGATTACGCAACTGCTGGGACTTGCTGAAACATATAGTATGATTATCACGGGAGGGTCGGACTTTCATGGTCGTTCGGGACGAGAGGTACCAATTGGAGCCCTTAAAGTGCCGATAGACTGTCTTGAAAACCTTAAGCGGCGGGTGGAAAGTTTCGCCGGTGATCATGGGAGTGCCCATTGAAGCGATTTATTCTTCTCGTGTTGATACTTGCATATCTTCCTGTTCAGGCCAACGATCAAGATCTGTCGATAGAGCGCCAGCGTGAGATTATCGAAGACTATCTGTTTGTCAAAGGAGGGCGGTCACTACCCTCTAAATCCGCGGCTGAGTTTATCGAAGAACACGAATATAATGGTCTGCCTATTAAGTGCGGCATGACTGCCGCTGCCGACTTCAGCCTTAACAGAAGCAAACTGGACAAACAACTTCTGCTTTCTCTTGGAGGCGATGCGCTGCAGTCACGCCCGATATTGGATACGAGTTATGTTTCCCCGAGCGGTCTCTTTCTGATTCATTATACGAAGACCGGGACCGATGCGGTCTTTCAGGCGAATGTGGACTCAGACGGTGATGGTCATCCTAACTACGTAGAGATGGTAGGGGTCATTGCCGATTCAGTGTATAACTCAATTGTCAATGTTATGGGATATCCTGCTCCTCCTGCAGATTCATTTTATCTTTCGGGAGGAGATGAGAAGTATGACATTTATCTCACCGATCTTGGCACCGGAATTTTTGGCTTGGCATATATTGATTCCACCTACATTGGCAATCCGATAACCCTGAGCGCGACTTCGTTTATCGAACTCGAAAATGATTTCCAGCAGATTGATAGATACAAAGATCGCCCGCTCGATGCCGTGCGGGTCACCCTCGCCCATGAATATTTCCATGCCATACAGTTCGGCATTGATCACACCGAGGCCGATGTTGTGAACCAGCAGGTCAAACGATATTGGATGGAGATGTCGGCGGTCTGGATGGAAGAACAATTATACGACCACATAAATGACTACTATTCATACCTGCCGTATTTCTTCGAAGATCCGCAGAGCTCCCTTCAACGATTTATCGGGTTCGCGGATTTTCATCCTTATGGCGCGGCTATCTTCCCCTTGTACTTGTCAGAAAAGTTCGACCCGGCTCTTATTCGGGAAATTTGGCTGCGCTGCGGCACACTCGGCTTCGGCGGACAAGTATTCACTGCTATCAATCAGATATTGGCCAACCCGATGTATGGCAGTTCACTGTCAGGGGCCTTCAATGAATTCTGGCTGTGGAACTACTTTACCGGGCAATATACTGAGACTGCCCCAAATGGAATTGGTTACGAAGAAGCCGTCGCCTATCCTATTATTCCACTCACCGAAATGGCACGGCACACCAGTTATCCCTTCAATGTTGTTTTTGGCAATCCCTATCAGCCGCATCATAATGCGTCAACGTTTATCCGGCTGGAAGAACTTCAATCCCGCACATATGACAGATTCCGCTGTGACAGCACAGACAGTGGCGTATGCGTGGACTCATCAGAAATTCAGATACTCGGTTTTGTGCTCAGCTCCCTTCCTCAACCTTGGGTGCTTTCAGTCGTATATCAACTCGAAGCATTGCCTGATTCACATTTTGTAGAGACGTCCCCCGTGCCTGGATTATCTGGTGTCCTCGAATTTCTGAATCCCGATCTTTACCGCTCAATTAGCCTAATATTTACAACCGGAACAACAAACGCCTCGCTTTATTCGCAAGCTACCGAGCTTGGTATTTCCTATACAACAGGCGGCACCGATTCCAGCGAAGTTAACCCGGCGCTCATTAGTAGACCAGCCGCCGTGCTGACCCCGTATCCGAACCCTGCCGTTGTCTCAAAAATGGGTGGGGAGAATCTCAAATTCCGCTTTGCTGTTCCCACAGACTCAATAACAATTCCAGTTTTCAGCAGCCCCTTGCTATTGGTTGATCTCTTTACAGTTTCAGGCGAGTTTGTTCAGGCGCTTGAGGGAACATTTGCTGGCGAAGATCGTCTTGGGCTCTACCGCGCAGGATTATTTGAATCCGAATGGAATATGAAAAACCAGTCGGGATCGCCGGTCTCGTCGGGTGTCTATTTTGCCTAC
This region of Candidatus Zixiibacteriota bacterium genomic DNA includes:
- a CDS encoding PHP domain-containing protein, which translates into the protein MTKYVDLHMHTSCSDGLYSAQKLLDIVRTKNLDAFAVTDHDTIEGYRQMSPLLTGSDPELVPGVELSVNVDGDDMHMLAYLFDPEHPRLTDALEEFKEKRSTRGFNMVKKLQKLGLQITFEDVLRIADGAVIGRPHIAETLLQMRQVSTMEEAFRKYIGFDGPGYEAKASWIPRKAIDLVHEAGGVAVMAHAGIAEMHRHIPHLAPLGLDGIEVFHYAHSTVMITQLLGLAETYSMIITGGSDFHGRSGREVPIGALKVPIDCLENLKRRVESFAGDHGSAH